AATGTCTGATTGACGGCTTCTTTTCATCCATTGCAAACCTTTTTGAATATTCGCCTGCTCTAAATAATCCAGCTCTTCCCGTGTTGTGACATGTTTGTGTCGGAGTCCATCCATTTCATCTGGATCAAGCGGCGTTGCCCCTTCTGGATATTTCATCGAATTCCTCATTCATTATTCCAAAAGTCGGGAGGAGGATCTTTAAGGATTTCATTGGTTAGACGATTGATTTCAAACTTTATTTGTTTTTCTGATAAGGCCTGATCTTCTAACGCCATATGGGTCTGCGCTTCTTTGATACGTAAAATAGCCTTTTCCCTGGCTCTGGCTTTCAGAATATTCTCCACATTTCGTTTGGGCACTATGGCATAGACAAGGTGACACTCCATCCCTTCAGCCATACCTTTCAAGGTTTTGAGTGTGACGCTTCCGTTCAATTCATTTCTTTCGGTATTGGAGATATGACTCCTGGTGACCCCAAGTCGCCTGGCCAACTGTGCAGCAGAAATCCCGAGCGCCTTTCTTGTTGTACAAATCCACCCTTCTGGAGGAACAACAATATCACCAGCCTTTATAGAAGCTTTATTAATTTTATCCCGATATTGTTTGCTGACGACTGATTTAACATTCATTTGTTCACCTATAAGTATACAATTACATAATAAATGTACCCTAATAAATAAACGCTTAATATATTTTTGTCATTCTATAATTATACAATATATATTAAACGTACACTTAAAAGTAAACATATTATCAAAATAAACCCTCAAATACGAAAAATATAAGACATTGATTAACCAAAAATTAAAAGATTATATTAAGTATTTTACTTTAGTGCATACGACAGGCAAAACCAAGTTATTGGTATAGACCACAATCAATTAAAAAATGAAATCTGGCAAAAGATGGGAATATGACCAAAACCCCCTACAGGAACCTAACGGGTAGCCAGAGGCATTTCCGAGATGTCCGAAAAATCAGGAAGACCAAGGCACGCTCCCAAATACAAAAGCACCTCGCTGAATTCTCATTCCAAAAGATCATTTTTATTTAAGAAAATGGGTTGCACCAAATCTTCTAAAATAAGAAAAGGCTTTAAAAGGAGGGAACAAACATGGAGAAGCACCCCATTGTGTTATGGAGCGGAATGACCTCTACCACCAGGTTTGGACCAGTCCCATGAATAAATTAGCCAAAAAATTTGGGGTCTCCGATGTCGCCCTAACTAAAACCTGTCGGAAGGCCAATATCCCCATGCTAGCCCGGGGGTATTGGGCAAAAATTGCAGCTGGGAGGAGAATGAAACCAGCACCACTCCCTGAGTTACCGGGTTCATCATCAAACAAAATCTCGATTGGCGTGCAAAAATTCCGCTATCTAAAGGCCCCACTCCCTGAAGAGAAAAGGCAAAGCCCTGAAATTGAGAATGCTTTAAAAAACCCCATTCATGTTCCCTCTCGAATAGGAAAACTTCACCCCCTCCTAGAGCAAATGCGACCGAGTTTTGAAAAAGCCAAACCTGATAAATATCAGGCGTTATGGTGTCCTGAACTGCGAACCCATAATCTCCGAGTGAGCAAAAAAAGCCTGCCTCGGGCCATTCGTATCCTTAATACCCTCTACTATGCCCTTGAGGAGCGGGCCTACCCCATTGCCTTTCAACACAAAGAAAAACCCAAGGTGACTGTGCGTATACTTGGGGAATCTCTGGAGTTTGGGATCGAAGAGCGCTTCCGACGCATCGAAATTAAATCAAAAGAGCCCGAACCTCTGTCCTGGTGGGACCGAGACCGATTTCAATATCAAACCACAGGAATATTAACTGTAAAAATTCTGGACTTTACGTGGGGAACACCTCTCCAAAAATTATGGAGTGATGGCAAGCGACAAAAGGTGGAAGACCTCTTACATCCGTTCATTCTTGGACTCATTCAAGTGGCTCAATGGGAAAAGGCCGAACGTCTCAAGCGGGAACGGGAACATCAGGAACGATTGGAGGCAGAGGAACGGGGAAAGGCCCTTGAGCAGAAGCGCTTGGAGGAGGAAGCGCAAATAGCGGAGCTTGACCAGGAGGTTACCAACTGGCAGAAGGCTCAACAAATCCGAGCCTATCTAGCCGCACTCAAGGAAGCCGTGGATCAAAGGATGAAATCGAGTGAACCCAACCCAAAAGTCGATGAATGGTTCGCTTGGGCCAATCGTTATGCAGACAAAATAGATCCTCTAATATGGCCTTAATCTCTGCAATCGAGCCGCAATCTATACATCCACTGGAAGGCATGCTTCCACCTAAGTCTTTCAAATCTTAGCGTTTTCACAAAGAGGAAGATGGGGTGAGTGACGGGTTTCGAAGTGTCCTTAGGTGTTTTCACCGGTCTAAGCCAAGCAAGGCCACTCAACAAGAACAACACAATATCCAACTAGCCTTTTGACTACCTTTGATCTATTTTAGCTAGCAACCCGGCACTTTTCCCGGCACTTTCAATAAAGGCCCCTAATTGGAAGCTGATCCCTTCCATGACGCCGTCTTCTCCTGCAAGGCGGCGGGGCCTCCCTCATAATTAGCAGGAACCCAGCGGGAGGGGGCATGGCACAAAAAAAACGGCCCACCAACAAACCCCGAACGCCCGACACGGCAGCGGGGCATCGTCGGGCCAGATTGCCTCCTTTGCTTCCATTGACACCCGTTTCCGGCGCTGAGAGGCAAGCATTAGGGCTACCTGAGTGGGCCATGCGTTCAGAGTGGCCCCACACCTATGGCAAAAAAGAAGAGCATGATTTTGAGAAAAATCGCAACCTCCTTTTTTCTGATAAAGCCTTCCGGGATGACATTCTTTTATACAAACAAAAATATCCTCAAGCCTATTGGGAGAAAGTTCCCTCCCTCAAACAGCACGCCGACTCCTTTTTTGAAGGGCTTTTGACGGCCTGGGTTGTCCTTTGTGAAAGGTATGAGAAAGAACTTGGTCCCAACGTCTTAACGGCGGCGGTCTCCCCGGTAACGCTTTGGGCTGACCTCGATGCCTATCATCTGTGCCAAAAGTGGGGGTTGGATCCTTGGGACTTTCGCTGGATTAAATGGCTTGGGATCAACTGGGATATCGAGCGCGAACCTGTTCCCCTGTCTGAGCCGCCGGTTCCGCTCCGTCCCGATTTTAGCCCATGCCGTATTTTCACAGAAGAAGGGCTTTACGTTGATAGCAGGGTGCCACGAAAGATGATTCTTGAACTCAAGCCGGGTGTGACGCGCAAGGGCGCACAACGAGCCCTTGACGCGGTCTTTGATCGTTTTGAAGTAGAGGTAGAACCTGATTGGTTAAAAGAAAGGAAAAAGCCTGTCCGGCCCGGCCTCACACAGAGAGAACAAATGGGCCTAAATAAAATATTTTCAGCAATCCCCATCCCCACCAGACAGCGCGGCCAACAAGCAAAGGCCATCCGCCAAGCCATTGAGCAAGCCCGAGATTCGAATCTGGACATTGGTGATTCCACTATTGCCCGTGAGTATAGGTTATGGCTTGCGGGTCAGGGACGCCCCCCAGCCAAGTATAAAAAGCTTCCCAACTAGTCCCGCACTTTTTCATCCCTAGTCGAATATAAAGGGGGTCCCCTTTATATTTTATGACAGCCAACCAAACCTAATCTAAATTGCGCCTCAGGGGTTTAAGTTTAAAGAACTGAAGGAGGCGGTCATGGGTAATTTGGTTAACGCAAGCGCAGCGGCAGAGGCTACTGGCCTCAATCCCTTTACTGTGCGCCGATTGGGTGCCAGTGGCCGCATTAAAATTTACCGACACGGTGCGGCGGTTCGGTTCGATCCCGATGAGATCCGTAATTACATGGGCAAAGAAGGGGAGGAACGGCCAACCATCACGCGACCCAGGGCAAAGGGGCCAGGGTTGCAGAAGTGAGCGAAGGCCAATGGAGTTGGTGATGGAGCAATTCAAAAAGGCCGAGTGTTAATGGGGAAGCAAACTAAAAAAGGGTTGCAGCCTTCACGGTTTTTTCGTGTCAAGAACTTTGAGAGATTCCAACACTATAAAAAACGCTGCCCACCATGGATCAAATTATATTATGAAATTCTTGACGATGACGCATTTATCAGTCTCCCACTTGAAGCACAACTCTACTACCTCCTCCTCCTTTTGATTGCCGGGCGGCGCGATAACGTCATTCCACTCGATTCGAAATATTTAAAAAAAGTCATGCGTTTAGAACACGAACCAGACCTAAAGCCGCTATTTGAATCAGGTTTCTTGCTAGCGCTGAGCAAGCAGCAAGCTAGCAAAATGCTAGCTGACCGCAAGCAAAATGCTCTTTCAGAGACAGAGTCAGAGGCAGAGAGAGAGAAAAGAAGAAAAGAGTCAGAGGAAAAGGGAGAGAAAGAGGGTTTGGGGGAAGGAGAGGGGCGACAAGAAAACCAAAATGCGGAAGAGCGGTTAAGGGGTAAAAGTCAGGGGATAAATGGGGAAAGAGCGAATCAGGCAGAAAATGGAAAAACCTCCGAAGGGGGAGATCGAAGAGCAGCGGATGGGGAAGCTTTCCAGGCATTGGAAAAATTGCGCGAGGCGGTTGGTATTCCCAAAAAGGACGGGTTTCAACCTATCGGCAACCCACTCAAGGCATTTCAACGCGATTGATATTTTTATTCACGGGCGAATCACAATCAACGAAAGGGGAATTTTTATGGAAAGTGCGACAGTGCAGACATCAAGCGTTCTCAGTGAATGGCGTGAGCAGGTTCGGGCCGCACAAGCTACCCGAGACAATCTCATAAAACAGGTTGAAACCCGGACCTTCCAGAAAGCTGAAGCCGAGCGACTAGCCAATGGTCTAGAAGCTTCACGAGCTGAAGTGATTACCAATATCGGAAGAGGATCTGCGAGCGAGGCTGATTTGGCAAAAGTGAAACGGGAGTTGGGAAAGGCTAGGGATGGCTTGCGGGATTCGACTGAAATTCTCACGTCCACGGAAGCGTCGTTAAAGGAGGCCGAGTTGCACCTTGCGCAGGCTGTCAAATCTCTGAAGACCGAAGAAGACCGGGCTTGGCGGCAGGCCTCTGTCCTGCTCATTGAAAAACACCGGGCGGAAATTCAAGAGAGGTATGATGAAATTTATTGCTCCATTTGCCTCTATCAGCCAGGAACGCTTTATTTGCCTCTGATTAATGCACTGGGGCTCAAAGTTCCTCAGGGAGAAGGCTTTGTGCGAATTAAGGACCGGCTGGCCGAGCAATTTAATCTCTGAAGGGCTATCACGCGGGCGAATATTCACAATTTTTCAAATGGAGTGAAACATGATCACATCGAACGCAAACAGTCAACCTAGCAGGGTTTCTGACGCGGATATCCTAAAGCTTGCGGATGACGCCGAATCATTGCGGCGAGCCTATGAACGAACGCCCGCACTGCAAGAGGAATTTCTCGATTTTGGATGTTTTCAGGCCTACCTAACCGGGTTGAAAAATGGACGGTCGAGCGTATGCGACGGCCGCGGCGTTGTTCGCTCAAGCATAGCTGAGTCGAAAACCTTTCTAGCGAACTAAGGGAATGCGCTGGTGCTGGGAGCGCGTGTTGTTCGTCCGATGCCTGGCAGGGGCCGGTTACCCTGGAGCCCATCGGATCTTGTGGGTAAAAGCGGTGAGCCCCTCACTGCCTACTTGGAGTGGGGGGTGA
The Nitrospiraceae bacterium DNA segment above includes these coding regions:
- a CDS encoding mobile mystery protein A — protein: MNVKSVVSKQYRDKINKASIKAGDIVVPPEGWICTTRKALGISAAQLARRLGVTRSHISNTERNELNGSVTLKTLKGMAEGMECHLVYAIVPKRNVENILKARAREKAILRIKEAQTHMALEDQALSEKQIKFEINRLTNEILKDPPPDFWNNE
- a CDS encoding helix-turn-helix domain-containing protein, with translation MGNLVNASAAAEATGLNPFTVRRLGASGRIKIYRHGAAVRFDPDEIRNYMGKEGEERPTITRPRAKGPGLQK